From the genome of Carnobacterium viridans:
CTCATTTTGACGTGCTAAAAACCTTTCTGCATTTTTCAATTGCATTTTGGTTCTTCTTTTATAGACAATTCCATCAAATTTTTTCTTAATTTCAAGATAGACTGAATCTTTTTTTGTTGGAACACCATAACTGCGCAATCGAACTTTTTCTTTGTAGAGCGGCTTACTTATTGAGTGACGTATCAAATACCAACTCGGAGTATCATAGTAAATATTTGTAATCAAATGCTTGCCATATTGGTCCAATTCCATATACGGTCTAAGCTCTATAAGCAATTTATTCCATTGATCATAAGTAATTAAGTACTTTGTTTCCTTTCGTTCAAAAACACTTTGATAATTAGCCATATCCATTACCTCCTTGCTCGATGGATACAATATAAAACTTGGACCTTAATTGAACCTTAAGTCTAAAATTTAAAAGCAGATTTATTTGTAGAATGCGTATTTAGTTAGTGAGGCTAATTTAGCGAGGAGGTCTAATGTATGTATCACCCACGAGAAAAGCCCTATTTATTAATAATAATGGAGTCTTTAGCCGTAAGAGGAACGTTAACCAGCAAACAGAGGCAGTATCTGAAACATTTGCAAAAAGGCTTTGCGGGTGAACAGCTGTTTGACAAGCTGACTGTTCAATTGAATAGCAACTGTTTAACTTTGAACGATTTGTTTCTACAGCCTCATTTATCAAACGCCTTTCAAATTGATTCCTTGATTTTGACTGAAAGGACTCTTTATTTGTATGAAATAAAAAACTATAGTGGAGAATATTATTACGATGAAGAAATGTTAGTGAAGATCCCTAATTTCAAAGTGAGCAATCCTTTGATTCAAGCACAAAATACTAAAAATAAACTCACCATTTTTTTGAAAGAACTCCGGTACGAGATTGAAATTAAAGCTTATGCTACTTATGTTCACC
Proteins encoded in this window:
- a CDS encoding nuclease-related domain-containing protein codes for the protein MYHPREKPYLLIIMESLAVRGTLTSKQRQYLKHLQKGFAGEQLFDKLTVQLNSNCLTLNDLFLQPHLSNAFQIDSLILTERTLYLYEIKNYSGEYYYDEEMLVKIPNFKVSNPLIQAQNTKNKLTIFLKELRYEIEIKAYATYVHPEFTLFNAPKHEGILLPSQLKSHFDNIQKQSKPLTNFHKEIAADLIAHQTDPMLFTNDIPNYSFAGLRKGLCCEECNSLDLELRRNQYHCCSCGYEHFINSALSACIKEYQRLFPNDKLTTSILYIWCAGKISRKRITRMLNTLN